From Caretta caretta isolate rCarCar2 chromosome 14, rCarCar1.hap1, whole genome shotgun sequence, the proteins below share one genomic window:
- the CBX8 gene encoding chromobox protein homolog 8: protein MELSAVGERVFAAEALLKRRIRKGRMEYLVKWKGWSQKYSTWEPEENILDARLLAAFEEREREMELYGPKKRGPKPKTFLLKAQAKAKAKTYEFRSDSARGIRVPYPGRSPQELGSTSRAREGLRNIALPAQGSPSTLKGESIRDRVGRMEDKPGEIPKKRGPKPRKEHYKDLPEALDVSKRKLCEPGDKMGDYLKTRKIEEAVPGVAKFGSGHSVIQLARRQEPDLSGAMSSPNRAETGMKLGASETYPPRVTKHRSDFLDPKGQDGLDPGGPKIMHSSINQGSVGSLYRDSVGTQSGRPSLIARIPVSRILGDPEEESWSPSLNNLEKVVVTDVTSNFLTVTIKESSTDQGFFKEKR from the exons ATGGAGCTTTCAGCCGTCGGGGAGCGGGTGTTCGCGGCCGAGGCCCTGCTCAAGCGCCGCATCCGCAAA GGGCGCATGGAATATCTCGTGAAATGGAAGGGCTGGTCTCAGAA GTACAGCACCTGGGAACCCGAGGAAAACATTCTGGATGCCCGGCTGCTTGCAGCCTTTGAGGAAAG GGAACGAGAAATGGAGCTATACGGCCCCAAAAAGCGAGGCCCCAAACCCAAAACCTTCCTGTTAAAG GCACAGGCAAAAGCAAAAGCCAAAACGTATGAATTCCGCAGTGACTCTGCCAGGGGGATCCGGGTGCCATATCCTGGTAGATCACCCCAGGAGCTGGGCTCCACTTCCCGGGCTAGGGAAGGACTGAGAAACATAGCTCTGCCCGCCCAGGGCAGTCCCAGCACCTTGAAGGGTGAGAGCATCCGGGACCGGGTTGGGAGAATGGAAGATAAACCTGGGGAGATCCCTAAAAAGAGAGGCCCAAAGCCTAGGAAAGAGCATTACAAGGACTTGCCAGAGGCTCTGGATGTCTCCAAGAGGAAATTATGTGAGCCAGGGGACAAGATGGGGGACTACCTCAAAACCAGGAAAATAGAGGAGGCCGTTCCTGGGGTGGCGAAGTTTGGCTCAGGACACAGTGTGATCCAGCTGGCCAGGAGGCAGGAGCCTGATCTCTCTGGTGCCATGTCCAGCCCCAATAGAGCAGAGACTGGCATGAAGCTGGGAGCTTCAGAGACTTACCCACCCAGGGTCACCAAGCACAGGTCAGACTTTTTGGACCCCAAGGGGCAAGATGGATTGGACCCTGGTGGCCCTAAGATCATGCACAGCTCCATAAACCAGGGCTCTGTGGGAAGCTTGTATCGAGACAGTGTGGGGACTCAGTCTGGGAGGCCCTCCCTCATTGCCAGAATCCCTGTCTCCAGGATTCTGGGGGACCCGGAAGAGGAGTCCTGGAGCCCATCTCTCAACAACCTGGAGAAAGTGGTGGTGACTGATGTGACATCTAACTTTTTGACCGTCACAATTAAAGAGAGCAGCACGGACCAAGGATTCTTTAAGGAAAAGcgatga